The genomic stretch CTAACCAAAGGAATCTGATaggaataaaaacaataatttgaGACAACTGCCACAAAAGCAGACAATAGCAAGACTCTAAAAAAATGGGACTGCATAGGAGCTAGAAAGGTCAATACatccatttcagaaaaaataataattctaccCAACATGCAGAAGGCAGGTATGGATGCAGTGATTACATTGTTTGAAACAGGTTAGCCAAAGACAATTGTGCTGTCACCTTTACTTACCTTGGCAGCCCAATTGACCAGCCACGATGGAATCATGCCACCAGGATTATCAAAATAGTACATATAGACTAGAGATAAGAGAGAAGTTACCAGAAAGTTATCCAGCCATAGTCTGAGTATTAGCTATAACACCATTTGACAGGAGCTGTCGGTGTGCATGACTGAATCCCCAATTACAACCGTTCTGCTCTCAATTCTTCACAACAATAAAGTCAACTTGTACTGAAGTGGAATATGAAGTAAGTACAGCCATTCCCAGTTAACCTCTGGGAAGCTGAGAGCACCGTGATATTAGTTTAGACTATTGCAAACCATTTTAGGTAGCCTGTCATAAAATAAGGTTGTCTTTAAAGGACTAATCATCTCAGACAGGAGTGAATCTCCAGGCAAACCCTTTAATCTATAAATCTGTCAAATGTGATACTTATACCATTGCTGAGTTAACCACATTGCAGCCAGCATCAGATTCTACCCAACTAAACTGGCTGGCAGGAAAAGAAGcatgggctgggggtgggagagtGGGAAGCGGGGGCAAAATGAAGTAGTCTGTTTATTCTTAGCTACTCAGCCCAACTGTTAAATAAAAGATTCTTAACAGTAGCACGCTGCAGTGGTCATTTCCAAaagtttcattcattttaaagtaTTCCTAGTGCTCAGTACATCCACTTCATAGCAACTGTTTTAGCTTAAAATTTCCAGTCTCCCTCTTTGTGCATTTTGCTAATACACACACTCTTTGGCTACATGACTTGTGATCACAGTTTCTTGACTTCTTACCTTTAGATCCAGTCTTGCCGTCACTTTCAATTGCCAGACTTTGTTTATAGCTTTTAACTCTGATAATGCCAGGCTTTTCAGGGCACTGAGGAACAGATACACTTTGAGCTAACACAACCCAGATCTTCCGCCCATCAACATCCATCTCTCGGCATTCACGAATGTAGACATACTGTATTCCAAGTTGAGGAGGCACGTCGAAACAGTCTTAGTTTGACATATGATGAATTGACAAGTAAATTCCATTACAAATGCCAGCCCCTTCAAGATATTTCTTATGCTTCTACAGGATTCAACCCTGCAGTGTAAGAATTCAGCTATGTGAGCTTTCATTGTGTGTGGGAAGAGGCACCCACACTCTTCTTCATGCTATACATATTCAAGTAACACGAGGACTGCAAGATCTTAGATCAAGGGGAGCAGAGCAGTAGAGTTCGTACATTGTTGGGATCCCTGGGAGACCAGGTGACAAAAACTGCAAGAGGAATAAAAAGCTTGAAAGGATACATCTCTGtttgagagaggaaaagggtACTTCACTTCCCAGTAGATTACTTTTTCACCATCATATGTTTTCTCATACAATTCTAAGTTGAAAAAGCAAGATTGTTAGATACTTTTAATTTCTACAGCAACAGAACCATACATGGCACAAAAAATGGCTCAGATTTCTGACATGAGCACATTTTACACACAACCCTTATGTCAAAATTGATGCATACAAAATTGTAGCAGTAGAAGACATTAAAAAACGTTCTGCAGCAAGGTTGTTCAAGAACCAAATACACAAGAGTAGGTGGCCTGTTTTTCTGCTGCTATTTAAttcattgaggggaaaaaaaccccaacaactagAACAATTCTGGAAGGAGGCAGAGTCAAATTCCTATTCAGACAGTTCGCTCATTCAAAGCCTTTCCATTTCAAAGCTTTTTCCTCATCTATGTATATTCTGTATAATTCTGAGCCACAAGTACAGTATGCTTTTTCACAAGTATGTCATTATCCTTGTAAATGATTCTGAATTAACATAGAACTAGGATGACTACTGCTTTCTAATACGTGAAGAGGTCTTATACGAGGGATTAATGACGTTTGGAAAAGCTATTAGGAACTTCACTGCAGTTTATACCGGCAACAGTGAACACGAAGCTTGAGCAGTTAATGAGCCTTCATTACACCACCTTGAGTCCGCCTGGAAACTCAATCAGAAGGCAGctggataggaaaaaaaaataatatctaagaaTAGTCCCTGAAACATGTCAGTAACTCAGTGAGCAGTACGGGATGCACAATACTCCCAGTGTTGTAATCAACTACAGGATTATGCTGTCCACCAGAGGTCAGTGGAGCGCTGGTTCATTAGCTTTACTTTCGTTTCTAACTGCAGagctttcctttttcaaaggGATTAAGACACTATTTTAACAACCTCCATGCAATTGTTAGCTACTAACTCATCTACCTTTGTGTCTTTACAAACATAGAAAAAACATACAATAGGTAAGTCGCGCCCCACCTGTATCCACTTTAGTCTGTCAATACTAGCAGACAGCTGATCAAAGCAGCACAGGGTGCATTTTAATCCATACCCAGATTTCACTTAGCATTATTACAACAGACCACAAGTCTGTTTTATTCATAAGAGGTACAGCTGCACTGGCTGCTTTAGCAGCCAATTATTACCGTTAAATTGTTGGGAAGTATGATCTCAATCGGAATGGTGTTGCCATCAGGAGTAGCAAGTTTCAATATTGCTCAGGCCTGACCATTTTGTATCATGCCACAGAAGCACGTGGTTCCCCAGTCACTACTCTACAGTTTAGTCACAGCTTCCCTACCGAACTGGCAGCTGCAGCACAGACCAGGCCCCAGGATGTCCACATCTTGTAATATCTGCTTTGGAAACAGCCAGGGTGCTAACAGCAatgaacagcagctgcagactGAACATTTCCGAGGCCTCAGGCAAACCCTTGGCAAGAACAGATCAAAGCACAACCCCTCTGAAGTACTCACAGGAATCCTGGCCATACCTACCACCTCTCCGGCCTTCATAAAGAGTTTTGATGAACAGAACTACAGGATAAAGATTAGCTCCTCTTATGCTTAGTGCAGGAGCAGTTACTTTTTCAACTAAAAAGGCGTCTACTTCTACTCTggtcacatttttattttgatgccAGCCAGCAGTTCATCAGACAACTCTTATTTGGACTGCCATTATTGCACAGCTGCAAGAGCAACAGGGAATATGAACAGTAAAACAAATAGCAAGGAGGCTCTGAATggaacttttctgttttttctccctaaacgtagaaggagaaaaaacaaaattgaaaatattggCTAGCACTACTTCATCATATGTGCAGTTCTAAAGAATGGGCAGGCTTGTGTCAAATTTTAAGCTAAAAGGAAATCATTAATGTCATGCTTATGCCCTTCAAGAGTTAACTTCTGTGAAACACTGGACTTGAAGTACCAGCACAAGTATAAATTCACAGGCGAACATATCATGGTCGGCAAGGATATAAACACCAGCTCGGCAACATTATCTAGTTTTTAGTTTAAGGGTGTAGCTTCCCCcaactgcttcctttcttttctctaagaaggcattacaaaaaaaaaagtgtttgtttaaGAAGGATTCGGTTCTCCTAAATGCGCTTAAATCAACGACTACTGAAGCAACTTAAGATTTAACATAGTATTTTTACATCCAATATGAGAATGTTGAGTCCCACTCCAGTTCTTTTTGTTTCACTAATGCCAAAGTGGCCTTTTCTACAAGAAAGTTATTGCCCATTTTGACAAGTAACACTCACTAACGAAGACAAAGCTTCTTAAGCTTGACCAAGTACTGACATGAGTCAAATATGTGGTTCTCTGTGTCAATACAGAGAATAATAATGCCACAGGCAGTACCAGTAATTGTTCACCATAGAGCTGGCCTAAGGCATGACAAGCACAACTTTTAACAATTCTTTGGTTTTTAACACTGTTCAGCAAAACACTTTGACCATGTTTCAGTTTTATTGGCCTGAACTGATTTTAAGCACAGGCTTAAAATGGAAGGGCTccccatctttaaaataaatggatcACTGGATGTCCACAGCAGCTGAATCCTTACCTTGTCACTGCTGACTTGTTTTAGCATTATATGGATATCCAGGTTCAACTCCCTTTTTCAAAGACAACATTAAATAAACACAACTAAATtagttcttcctttctctgtaaaAGCTCGAAGTCACCGACTATTCTCTCGATACACCCATTTCTGATTGTAAAGGGTGACAAGAACAACCAATGCTTTCAGGAAAAGACATTCCATCACACATCAAAGTGGTGCAAGCCATTGCATGGCTTTGCTGCGATATGCAAAGATGCACCAAAGGTACCATCTCCATTTCTCCGCAGAACATCTACTGAAATTTAACCTAGGAATTACAACAACTAGAAGCTACAAGGTGCCCCGGCATAACAAGTGATGCCAATTATACGCTTTAAACAACATGGAAAGAATTCATTCCAGAAGGAAGCTACACGGTGATGAGATGTTAGCTGTTCCATGTCAATGTTTACTTACAGAAGGTACTTACGTCTGTTTGGAAGTCTTTGGATGCAGCAACTTTAAAATACCTTTGAAGAAACTTTTAGTGGGAAGAGTCAATGTGGACATAAAGCTTGCTTTTAAACTGCCTAGATGAGCTTACCTTTAACATACTGATCCCATTGTTTTCTGAAATCTAAATCCATATAGACATCCGCACACAGTTTTGGGGGACAGTCAGCAAGACCACCGAAGATTTTATACTCATAAAGTCCCGATTGCTGTGGAAACAGAATGGGGAGAGGAAAAGTCACACAGGAAAGGGAAGTACTCTGCAGCAGGGAGAACAGCTGAAGGAAGTTAGGTGGGGCGTATACTACAAATTTGCTCAAGTGCTGTGAAAGTGTTCAAAAAAACAATGCAAGATTCAGTCTTTAACCTCTCGACTTTTTCATCTAGACATGAAAGTTTAAATCCAGGCAGGCTGACCTGCACAGCACAATGGTTGTTCCTTCCCTTACACCAGTACACATCTACTTCGTGAGCAGTTCCAAAGGGAGCGtgttctttcacacacacacgcccctTTTCATCTCCAATCGTCAGTGGGGATTAAATCCTGCCCAGAAGCATTAAATTGTTGTGGCAAGGTCTCCAGACTCTATATAACATGCTTAAGAATCTTGGCCATTTCCAGGAGGTTACCAAGTACTGCACGATCTGGAATAAGTTTTCCAGCAACTCAGGTATGCTTATACTTCAGGCTGTGACACAAGAATGCTCTACAATGCTCGTGCTTAGATACATTGCATTATTATATCTGCCTTGAACATTTAGcagctcttttctttctgaaagctgcCTGCACTGAAAGGATATCTCCTATGTTAATGCTTTTAATGTTTCTCTCAACATATGGAAACTCCATCTGTGCTTATAGAGAAACGTTTGTTCTGTTCTTAGTACCAGTTCAGTTACTAAATTAAAACAACTAGAGTATTTTGAATATACAGAGTAGGAGTCAAATTCAAGCACTCccaaggaaagggagggaagaattATACAACATTCGGTTAGTGAATggttgatttttcttcttcccctccccttcacAAACCAACCCTAGAAGATGAAGATTTGACAtacaagaaaataagaatgagATCAAGAAGCTTAAGCTACGCATCTTCACAGAAGCATCAATCTCTAACTTCAAACCTCAACAGTTTGGCACCTGCACAGCCCCATGCACTCATATCATCTTTGTAAAAGGCATCAACATTTTTATTGTCAcaagaaaaactaattttgaaaatatcacaCCTGAAATAATTGAGCTGAGACCCAACAGCATACGCCAAAGCACAACACTGGTACTTCAAAAATAGTTGTTTTAGCTTAAACACTGTTTCATTCCAGGTCGCTAGTCTGCAATCCTGTGTGGCTTATCTTGCATGTATGTGTATTTACATTGTGTCGCATACGGC from Chroicocephalus ridibundus chromosome 14, bChrRid1.1, whole genome shotgun sequence encodes the following:
- the PCTP gene encoding phosphatidylcholine transfer protein isoform X1; translated protein: MDLDFRKQWDQYVKELYEKTYDGEKVIYWEVKYPFPLSNRDYVYIRECREMDVDGRKIWVVLAQSVSVPQCPEKPGIIRVKSYKQSLAIESDGKTGSKVYMYYFDNPGGMIPSWLVNWAAKSGVPTFLKDMQKACHNYSKSR
- the PCTP gene encoding phosphatidylcholine transfer protein isoform X2; translation: MEAPPPPRGFSEEQFRAACRELDQPAPAAGGPWQLLVESMGVRIYRLYDEQSGLYEYKIFGGLADCPPKLCADVYMDLDFRKQWDQYVKELYEKTYDGEKVIYWEVKYPFPLSNRDYVYIRECREMDVDGRKIWVVLAQSVSVPQCPEKPGIIRVKSYKQSLAIESDGKTGSKVYMYYFDNPGGMIPSWLVNWAAKSGVPTFLKDMQKACHNYSKSR